The Cyprinus carpio isolate SPL01 chromosome A10, ASM1834038v1, whole genome shotgun sequence nucleotide sequence GATGTTCCTGAAAACACAGAGCTTTTAGTTTGGTATGGAAGAGATCTAACCAAACTGCTTGGCCTCAGCACAGAGCAAAATAACACTAAaggtttgaatgcattatttattatttatatgaccacattatattaaatgtagtgTTTCAGAATCagtgtttcaaaataaatttttttatatacataaatcaGTTAAATTAATAATCCAATGACTCActaataaagacagtcacttgtttcgtTCATGAAtgcatcagtgtttttgaacgaattggctgaatgaatgattcaatgaatcagtgtttttgaatattATCTAAAATAAGATAGATAAATATAGATCTATATCAATTCTATTAAAAGCTATTGTTATTGATTTTCActtgaaactgtaatttaattacatttttaaaaatatatacacatacaaaaaaacatgaaaatactgTTGAATGTGAATAAACAAAGTCCTTAAAAAACTGTCTGAGTTTCAGTAAGTCactcaaaaacacagatttattagtttctgaatgaatcagtgtttttgaaactgttaaataaatcattcagtgACTTATGTATGAATACATAAACATTACAGAAAtgtaaatttactttaatttgatGTCTTTCTCTTTTAGGTTTGATTTGCTCTGAATGCAGACAAGAGTTTTCTCTCAAAACTACCACAAACttcaaaaaatagatttttctgcATAAAGAAACTACAAGCTTCTTGAAGGAACTCACCCTTCCAATAATTTATTCAGTGAGTAGCAAACCTACCACAAACTTCCACAATTTAGCACGAGAGCAGGGGAACTGCAAGAAAAACTGTCCTCCAGATGCAAAGCGCCCTAAAAGAAGACGTTCTCTAGATTCTGACACAGACGAGAGTGATGGCGAAGAGATGGAGATGATGAAAAGGTATTAGTGAAAAGTTTTTGTGTTAATGGGGTGAATAGATGTTCCTGGTCATCTGCCAGCAAAAAGCCTTTCAGTAAGGGCCAGAATTCTCAGTGTAGCCAACCACAATGCCATGACAACTGCAGGACAGGCCCAGACAACCAGGATTTAAAATCTACAACAAGAAGTCTGCATTCACACCTAGAGTGTCAAAAGATGTTCAAGGTGACAAGAACAAAAAGAGTgcatttagaaatgtttaaagAGCGTCATCACCTCTCACGTCATGTGACCTCTCATACATAagctcatgtaaaaaaaaaaaaaaaaaaaaaaaaaaaaaaccttgtattttgtgatattatgtattgttatatatttttgcattagaCAATACCAATACTATCAACTGGGAATGTGGAGGGGCAtcacttaataaacaaaaattgtttttaataacacaCTGTATTTTACTTGTGGTGTGACTTTGTGTTATGCtctagtttatttaaaattactaaataaatactttttgcaAACAGCTGTACCATTAATTTGTGTTAGAACACTATTTgatgtctaaaatgttttttaagcaacatatttgtgaatatttgtaTCAAATAACCAAATAATAGTTTTTAACCTGCGAAACAGCATTCaattccactttttttttgtgtgtgaaataatCCTAGAGCACATTCTTTATGTATTCGTTCACTGAAATGCATGTTTATCTAAATTGGTCACAAGtcgtagtagtagtagcagcaaTAGTAGtttgaccactaggtggcgcaaAAGTACTTGTTTATTCACTATCAATCTCTTCTACACCATCAACTGACTAAAACTCACGTATCCATAAACTATAAACAatatacagaaatgtaaaaataaataataataataataataaccatccTTTATGATTGAAAGGATAAAAAAAGTGACCACACAAGAATCAGCTTAATTCAGAGATCCTTTATAGTGAAACATACACACTGATCACATGAAACtataatacacataaaaatatcttTTCTTAATATTGTAACAAATATGTTCAGTACACAAACTATTAATACCACTTACCAAAagcgaaaaacaaaacaaaacaatgtaataGTAGAACAGGTCAGCCAGCGACATGCTCTTAATTCACCCAGGAGAGCTATAGCATGTtaataacacatttcattaagGTACTTGAGGTAAATGAGATGAGTATGTTTCCTTTAGCATAGTGTTACTGTCACAATGAGAATCCAGCCTCAATTTCAGCGATGAAACCACAGAAAAGTGAAATGATATAAAAGTCCTTCAAAGTCTTCAGTGCCATCAGTCCTTGTGTTAGGACACGATCCCAAATTCACCGTTCACATTCTACTGAGAGACGACCTACAGCAAAGGGAAACAAACGGGAAATTAAATTGAGTGCGCATATACAGAAGTGGCTAGTcattgttgtttaaaaatgataaCTCAATGTCAAACCTGAGTGAACGGCGCGTGTCCCTCTCCATATTGTTTTCAGGACCTTCACTCTCATATGAAGCGAGCTGGAGCTCTGCGACACAACGCAAACCCAATTAATTCACCCAAAACCATTTTATGCAAagaaatattggtaacactttactgtaATGTGACAGTTACATGTACATACTATAGTACATTACATTATTTGaatactgaattgtgattggtcctttcttttctttttttgcaaaccACCTATAGCCACAATCTAGTTTTCtaagagcaagaaaaaaaaaaaaaaaaaaaaaaaaaaacacggctcACCATCTTCACTGAACACTGGTGCGCTGATGAGATACTGCAGGGTTTTCCTGTCCCTCTCAAAAGGACAGATCACCTGCCTCCAGGACAGAAACTCACTCACTTGCTTGGCCAGCTCCCAAAATTTCTGTCACACgagtaaacaaaactttattttccaaGCAACTAGATAACCAAGTGATACAGTTTTAAAGAATATTACATGCCAACTTACCTCAAAATTGATGTGGCCATTAGGTAATCTATTGACACATCCTTCATTCAGGAAGTAGATATCCTTAATTAACAAGCTAAAGAACGGGATAACAATCTGAAAGACGAGAAGAGTGCATTCATATTAAATTCACATGGAATTCATGTGAAATGATGTAAAGTTTGtataaaaagcacacaaaattacCATTTCTTGGCTTGTGTGTGCTGTACTAGACCTCTGAGTCGCTCCTCGCAATGCAGTGCGGTAGCTGTAGAAGTTACTAGATGGGTCCATTTGGTgctaaaaaaccaaaacaaccagCAAAATGAACTGTGTTGATAGAATAACACTTATAGATAAAAGCAAACATATATAGTGAAGTCAAAAATCTGAGACCACTTGTAATAATAAGActtcaatttttaattttctaacaTAATTCGAATTCAAATAAACTTCATTTGTGCAAATCACAATGTCATTGTGACCAATTGTgtggtgacatttttttttttttaaatataccttAACTTTATCacaatgtttctttgtttaaaaaaaacattgtgtatttccaggtttaaattagacGGTGGTCTCAGACTGCTGGACCCCACTGCgtatctttctctcttcctcataACAGCTTTCCTTACCACCAAGATGTCAAACTTGTCTGTGTTGACTTTATTCCAGGTTTTCTTCAGTCTGGATACATCTCACATTATcaacaaagcaaaacaataaaacagccaTAAATAACTCAAATTATCACAATGCAAATCAAGACTGTGGCTAAGAAACTTTATTTCcaacactgcattttaaaatgaatagttaATAACAATAGAATTCAATATGTACTCACTAATAATGGCCATTAATGAGTTGAAGTTGCCGATGTTGAAGCATTCCTGTGCCACGTCTATAAAGAACTCCAGCACTCTTGCTCTGTGTTTCTTCTTCACCGGCTGAAGAcaaaccagcagagggcagcatgTGTCAGTGATTGCAAAGCATTGctttcaactggttttgcttcaagaTGCAGATTTTACATTGGAAATGAAGTAGCAAACCAACACCCTCGGAtcattcaaaagtaacaaaatgaACCGCACAGGCTCAGAATTTTTACAAGGTTACACAACCTTtgacatcaacattaaaaataataagattttttgcCTGATAGCACTGCTTTGCTTTATTCCCAAAATAGATGAAAGGTGTGCTCACCATGCAAATTTCTGTGGCTATCAGGTAGCTCAGTCTATTGAACCATTCAACATAAGCCTCCAGGTTACTTGCTTTTCTTTTGCTGAAGAAACTCTGTAGGACAAAAGTTCAACTGTCATTGAAATAGTCAAGTTGCTTCTTTATCTGTGGCCATTCTGTTTCCATTTTTACAGTGTCTTATATCTTTGACTAAAGCTGTGTGACCAGCTTACCTTATGGTTGTCCGAGGGTCTTTTCTTAGCAAACGCTCGAACGAATTCTTCAGGGCCAATATAACTGAGTCTCTCCTGCATGCAGAAAACATGAGCGCACGTTTAAAGGATTATCTGGTAATAACAAATTGCTGAAAACTTGaaaccaagatgtagatgagtttatttcttcccCAGtatatatttggagaaatgtagcattacatcacatgttcatcaatggatcctctgcagtgaatgggtgccgtcagaatgagagtccaaacacctgataaaaacatcacaatccacaccactcaagtccatcagttaaagtcttgtgaagagaaaagctgagtgtttgtaagaagcaaatccatcattaaggcaatttaactttaaaccatcacttttggccaaaatacCAAAAGTCCATAAtcatgcttcctccagtgaaaaagccatCACCTGTTGTTCtctcaaaatccacccacatatttatttagaactgttttgcactgttttaactgacattaactgatggacaaGATTCATACTtctaaacggtgcttgatctgtgcatattctctcctgattcaaacaagacaactttttcaatggagaaagctaaaattatggattatggactcgtatttttgCTGAAAATCCACCCAAAacttcttgatggatttgtttcctacaaacacacacagcttttaAGTGATGCTTAActgacattaactgatggacaagattcatgtggattacttgatgtttttatcagctgtttggactctcattctgacggcacccattcactgcagaggatccattggtgagcaagtgatgtgatgctatatttctccaaatctgctctgaggaagaaacaaactcatctacatcttgaatggcctgaggttgagtacatttgCAGCAAATTATCATTTATGAGTGAACTATTAAAGACTGAATCCATGAAGTACAGAACAACAatactgacagccaatcagatcaaACCTTGATGTCACTCACCATCTCAATGTGTGTCAGCTGTTGGGCGAAGACAAAAGGGTCATCGCACAGGTTCAAAACGCACTCGTCTCTGCGTACTAACTGCTGTTTGGACTTGAGGGCGAGCGGTCTGTCCATCGCGGCGGCAGTGGCGCTGGATGTCGCCAGAGACTCTTCGTACTGTCCGAGGGTGGTCAGCTTGCGTAAGAGGCGCTGAATGAGTCTCTGCATGGCCCTCCGTGAGAGCtagtttaaaaacaacagaaccaTTTCCTACGTCAGCATTCTATTATCCATTCGTAACTCTAGCCAAAAATAACATTTGGTAACTGTAAGCAGTGTTGCTGATATCACAGCTTTAGCAAAAAGGAAATATGTCAGAGGGTTTGAAGCCAAACAGCGTACATGCAAATCCAACGCATTTGTATTTGGCTCTATAACCAAGTCATGTTGTTGTCCAATATAGTGATATCCCAATACAACAGCGTTTAGAATTTAGTCAATATGTTACTGTTCATTTATTCAAGATtcaactcaaaaacaaacaataacaggATGCAATCATGATGTTTCTGCTAGATCACGAGGATCATCTCTGCTGACCTCATCTCCGAAGGCAAGACGATGGGTCATCTCTTTGAGGCTGCGCATCATGCGCTCATCCCTGAAGTCATACGGAAAGGTCTCTGTCCATTCTGTGAGCAGCTGCACGATTTTCGGTGCTATTTCCCGTATTCTCTTCTGTGGAGTAAAGCAAGACAATTTAGCACTGAATCACCTATGGCTTGCTACAAGATAGTAGCTATTAGGTAATATCTACTAAATAATCTTTTAACATTATCAAGTATCATTATCaagtatattataaaaaacaaaataaaaacacaccccCCCCCAATTGAATAAATCACTTTTCTATTATGATACTGAGTGTGTATTAAATCAGtatataaagggatagttcacccgaaaatgaaaattagcccacgatttactcactctcaagccaaCCTAGGTGTATAAGACTTTCTTTTTGCAGacaaatacaattggagttatatttaaaaatgtcttggcttttccaagctgtataatgggtgttgagattttgaagcaaagTGAATTGCATCCATCTATCAcaaaaaaagtgctccacacggccctggggggttaataaaggccttctgaagcgacgCGGTGcgtttgtttaagaaaaatatccttatttaaaactttataaatcgtAATCTTTAGCTCCTGCTAACTGTCATACACGCGTTCACAAAAGATTGGCGtccagcggatgatgtaggaTGCAGGTGTAGCGTAAactccggtgagaatatgctagtctcacgagAACCAAATTTTGTTTagagcaaaggaaaaccagtgtcctcttggctttttttttacaaatcctcattttatACTTCTAACTCATGACCggtgttttgctctctcctctgtgtTTTCATGTTCGTCACTCACGAACGTCACTCTCTCATGAACAGtgagcagaagctagagattacggtttatgaagttttaaatatcaatattttcttaaataaacacatctattaacttcagaaggcctttattaaccccccagagccatgtggagcactttttatgatggatggatgcagtttttttttggctgcaaaatctcaacacccattcactgccattataaagcttggagagccaggacattttttttatataacttcaatataactataaatttaatataatttttttaatataactgtatttgtctgaaagaagaaattcatatacacccaggatggcttgagggtgagtaaatcatagggtaattttcatttttgggtgaataaataaagttaaataaataaattatatagataatTACAATAGTATGTCAACATTTCAAGTGTTCCTTGGGGGTAAGATCCTCGCAAACACTATTTTTCAGTTACTTTCTGgtgcaataaatgtttttttttaaggtatttttttctTGCCTAAGGTTCTCCAGGAAAAGtatttaaatgattcaatgaatgtatttaaaataataatgggTAAATACTGAATCAATATAGAAAAATGTTAGATTACATTGAAAACCAGAGACCTTAAACCTCACCTTCACCTAAGAATGAAAATGTtatcatcatatactcaccctcatgttgttccaaacctgtatgagtttctttcttctgttgaacacagaggaagatattgtgaagaacgttggtaaccaaacattttctggtccccattgacttccacagtatgcttcggttgccaacattcttcaaaacatcttcttatgtgttcaacagaagacagaaacaagataaggctgagtaaatgatgacagaatgttcatttttggttgaactatcccttttatgcATTTGCTATGATCCCAAAGATTTAAACCCCTAACGGGAGTGATTTAGTTTTAATGTGTTGTGTCACATGGTGTTGCGGATATTttggcatattaaaatagaattgatTCATGAGTTgtcacacaggtgtgtgtgtatcggcaattttaaaaatgattcaaacgTGGTTATCATTTATTAGGTATGACTCTTTTAAATCTTCTGTTCAAGCTTTACataatgtgaatgtgtttttgcactgatgccagacttattcattcatttgttataAATAATCTTATCTTTTGGTTTGCATCCATCAAATACCTTTCACTGGTGAATTAATTCACTGGATTATCCAAAAACTGACATTACCACATGGTTATGCAACACATCTGAGTTATATTTTCAGCACACATAACAgtattatgacataaaaatactaatttgGTGATATAAGATTACCTTATCTGTCTGTGGGTCGCCAACCCTGTGATGGTCCACACAGAGATAACAAACACGAGACATGAGCTCAAACGGATGCAGGAAGAGACGGGAGGTTAGCAGGAAGGTGAAAATATATGATCTCTGAAAAATGACAGGCAAATCTCAAGCGTCAGTCAAACTTTGACATTTACCATGCAACTACTAATTATAACAGGCAGCGAAGGCTGTATACTTACGTCAGGGTAATAGTCCACAGTAGGGACTAAGAGCTGTATCAGGGCTTCCAGAGAGCCAGACACAAGCTTATTATCACGGTAGTGCAGACCCCCATAGTTCTCCTCCACAGGTTGGCGGTGACTATGATTGCTGCTGTAAGTGCTAGGGTTGAATTTGCTTGAATATGGAGTTGTCTGTGGCATTTTGGACCTGTGGACGAAAACATTAGTCAGCCAGTAAGAAAGTTTCATAGCAGCATCCCTCTGAAACAAGGTGTGAAATGAACACCCACCACCAGATGAACACAGATACATGCATGCAGTCTATATTTTGCTTATCTACTAGCCAACATGGCGGCTAAATGTCCCGAATTGACATTTAGCTGTcggtttaaaataagtaaataagccACAGCTGGGATAaatttataaacacacatttcttggaatattattgattttattattttcttttgtttaataaacTTATGTTTATGAACTTTCAAGGTCAATATTAGCAAAACATCATCAGAGAAAACCATGTTTAACCTTTTAACTGTCACTGGGTAAGTGGTAGGCCCAATTAACCCATTGTTAACCTTCCTAATCAAGACAAATTGTATATCATTGGAAAGCTCTTTTCATATTTGGTGATTTCCCCcatctattttctatttataacTTCATTGATTTCAATAATGTGCAAAGTGCTTTCTAAACTTCAAACCATCCAAGATTTACAGATTTCAGTTGGAAATGTTATTATCAGGTCTATGCTGAAACAGTGGGGTAGTTAACAGGTTAAGTTTAGTTGTCGGTTGTAAAGGCACACATATTTGGTCAACATACGCTAGTTAGTAACAACACAGCACCAATAGAGCAAGTGACACTTTTGACAACCGGCCCAAACCTCTCTCAGGTTGAACCCTGGACAAGAATATTGTCACTAAAAGTGCCCCAGATATTTACAATGTGAAAATCTAAAAGTGTCAGGGAGAAGAATTGAACATGCATGAACAAAACTCCAAAGTATTGCACAATTAGTACAGAATATAATGATTCAGTTTACAGCACCTTTGTCAcatgaataaaaacagcaaaagcaCACCCAATGTGCATTCTTAATTCATGATTTGACATCGTAATTACAACTTCCCAACTCGTAAATATGAACTTCCCATAAGGAACCGAACACATCATTACCACCAATCAGGAACAGTTATCAGCCAATGCTGACTCTATAATTATAAAAAGTTCATTTCTGATATTTCAATCCATTTTAAAGCAGTTAAAGATGGGTGGACACAAACCaactaataaaatgcaaaaaggcaTTTACCAGGTCAGAATTTCCCACCTGCTCTGGAATCTCTAAAGCTCCTGTATACTAGGTGCACTCTTCACTCTAAACACTGTAATTTGGATTAAGGAAGAGTCTTGTGGTCAAGCAGGTTTAATGGCAGGAGTCTTTTCCTGAACCACTGATCTCCATTACGACACACACCTACTGCTTTGCTCCACTCCATGTAGAAAACACAATACACAGGGAAGAACTGCtcatttgtgagataaaaatctACTTGAAATGAGCCGAAGTGCTTGTGGTTGGAAGCAAACGTTCCAAATTCTGAAAAACAACTCATTTGACTGGCAACGATGTTTCTATGACAACAGTGACTCACCGACCAACCACGTTACATGCAAATCTTCCCTTTCGAACGAGTCTCGTGATTGTCTTTATTCATCGATAATTAAAGAGATATTATAATAAccctgtcatcatgtactcatcctcgtgttgttccaaacctgtaagacttttctTTCTCGCGTGGAACAGTcttccactgtatggaaaaaGATTCAATGAAAGCGAATGCTGACTGAGGCTGTCAGCACCTAATATTCGGAATCCCTTTTGTAGCAAGAAAATCATACATGTTTGGAGCAAGTGGATGAAGTACTGAATTATTATATAGGATGAAACTCTCCTGTAAAGGGGTCCTTGGAGAAGCATAGTAAACAACTTCAATGCAAACTTTTCTGTAACAGGTCGTGACAGACCTGGACAGTTTACAACAAATATACACGAAATGAAAAGGAAGAGATGTTAAACAGACGCTGCAGTGCGTGTAATTACACGAATCTGCCCTTCACTTATTTCACAGGCACTGACTCATCAAACCAGACCGAAAATCACAGATGGACGATGTGCAACATGTATGAGCAACAACGAAACAATAACAGACggattagaaaaataaataaaaactttcgACAGCTGAAAAGTGACACAGTTGACTTAAATATGCAGTAcactaaatgtctttttaaagcaAATCTAGAGACTTAATTTTACGTGTATCTTTTGATTGCACAATAACACATTCAGTAAGTACAGAAAACAGCGATTATTCAGTAAGTACAGAAAACAGCAATTATTAAGCACGAATGGCAGTTTTTTGAAAGACGGTGATTTAGAAACTTACCACAGAATTAAAAAGGTAAATTTACGAGAAAGCTAACTATATGGATATCCAAGGACGTCCAGCAGAAAGACTCCAAAACGCGTGCGCACCCCAGATCAAGTTGCTTTCTCACAATGAAAGCTCGCtgatttcttctctttctcttgaGCGCGATAactaatgattagttcactgttAGCGTGGCGCACATGAATACtctgtggtgatgatgatgatgatgatgatcgaCGGTCCCCATTGTTTTACCAATAATCCAGATCGTGAATATGAGAAACTAATCTCGAATTCCTGTAACACCGAAAGCATTAAGAAGGAAAACCGGAAAATGCGGTCTCGCCCACAAGGACGCACCGACCAATCAGATGCAAGAAGCAACAAATTGAAATTTCCCAGTGATCTTATTGGCCAGCGCGATGTCCATCAACTCCCAAGACGCGCGCAAACACGGACAAACTAAAACAGTGAGGAAGGATCAGGACTGAGGCTGTCTGTTCACACCCttcacttgtttttattttccagaaTACGTCAGCATTCGTTCATTTTGGCTCTGTGAGTCGGAAATCTATATACAGGGTGTAATATTATGTATATGCAAACAATACCAGGAAGGCCTATTGTATTCCCTGAGATTTCGAAGTGTGCAAAAAGCAAGCTTTGCTATCTCATAAGGCCTGAAGAGTCACCAGTAGTCCAAAAATAGCACAAGGTAAGAGTTACAGGCACTTAAATTACCACCTGAGGAAATTGTTAGGCAACACATTGCATGTAATGTGTTGAGAATGCCTACATACACAACATACATAATCAGTGCTCAAGAAATTAGCTCAAGAATACTATGAGAATAGAGCTTTTACGGTGATGATGTGCATCAGCTTGGGTTTTTTTGAC carries:
- the LOC109083036 gene encoding ras-GEF domain-containing family member 1B-B-like — encoded protein: MPQTTPYSSKFNPSTYSSNHSHRQPVEENYGGLHYRDNKLVSGSLEALIQLLVPTVDYYPDRSYIFTFLLTSRLFLHPFELMSRVCYLCVDHHRVGDPQTDKKRIREIAPKIVQLLTEWTETFPYDFRDERMMRSLKEMTHRLAFGDELSRRAMQRLIQRLLRKLTTLGQYEESLATSSATAAAMDRPLALKSKQQLVRRDECVLNLCDDPFVFAQQLTHIEMERLSYIGPEEFVRAFAKKRPSDNHKSFFSKRKASNLEAYVEWFNRLSYLIATEICMPVKKKHRARVLEFFIDVAQECFNIGNFNSLMAIISDLDLHYVSRLKKTWNKVNTDKFDILVHQMDPSSNFYSYRTALRGATQRSSTAHTSQEMIVIPFFSLLIKDIYFLNEGCVNRLPNGHINFEKFWELAKQVSEFLSWRQVICPFERDRKTLQYLISAPVFSEDELQLASYESEGPENNMERDTRRSLRSSLSRM